In Pseudoduganella albidiflava, a single window of DNA contains:
- a CDS encoding holin translates to MSIHIETTQYRIEELFYERLQMSRPASPEVISYAGAGVSIASSLTLTEWGVIIGIATALLTFALNAIYMYRKDRREEVETAARLKHLEEHHE, encoded by the coding sequence GTGAGTATCCACATCGAGACAACCCAGTATCGAATTGAAGAACTATTTTATGAAAGATTGCAAATGAGCCGACCAGCCAGCCCTGAGGTCATCAGCTACGCCGGTGCCGGCGTCTCCATCGCATCGTCCCTTACGCTGACCGAATGGGGTGTGATCATTGGTATTGCCACAGCGTTGCTCACGTTCGCGCTGAATGCCATTTATATGTACCGGAAGGATCGTCGCGAGGAAGTCGAAACGGCGGCCAGGCTGAAGCACCTGGAGGAGCATCATGAATAA
- a CDS encoding glycine-rich domain-containing protein encodes MTTFVVNGRTYSDDGSSSRDMSNGGHRKWLMPMLVDVMTVVYNIDTVAANAATSASMAASAAAGWTATSTTSLAVGTGTKALTLQAGKQFTPGTFVLLMRTSAVDTIYMMCRVTSYNKVTGATVLESSFALGAGTYTDWTVTLSGKQGADVTVPTQTGQAGKMLETNGVSTSWQFPIETHFQEFNTSGTWTKPPRAKWVMVELVAGGASGAVASGAGNNGYARGGGPGQWKWKLFLASALPASVLVTIPAAAAAVSMVGEGRVNGNNGGDTTFGSYLTAKGGKGGIAGSTGAGLDAPVPWVGIDAVKGGGTGGSTFASGGSDIDATTSEEAGNGGVYARAAGAAANATAVAGADPGGGGGGAGYGNSGGTGTLTSGAGSKGRARIWAW; translated from the coding sequence ATGACAACCTTTGTTGTGAATGGCCGTACGTATAGCGACGACGGAAGCTCCTCGCGGGATATGAGTAACGGCGGGCACCGCAAATGGCTGATGCCCATGCTGGTTGATGTGATGACTGTGGTCTACAACATCGACACCGTGGCCGCGAATGCCGCCACGTCGGCCTCGATGGCCGCGAGCGCTGCTGCCGGCTGGACCGCCACCAGTACGACTAGCTTGGCGGTGGGCACTGGCACCAAGGCGCTGACGTTGCAGGCCGGGAAGCAATTCACGCCGGGCACGTTCGTTCTGCTGATGCGCACCAGCGCCGTCGACACGATTTACATGATGTGCCGGGTGACCAGCTACAACAAGGTCACCGGCGCGACCGTGTTGGAATCGTCGTTCGCCCTGGGCGCTGGCACCTACACCGACTGGACCGTGACCCTGTCTGGCAAGCAGGGCGCCGACGTGACCGTGCCGACGCAGACCGGTCAGGCCGGCAAGATGCTGGAAACGAACGGCGTCAGCACGAGCTGGCAGTTCCCGATCGAGACGCACTTCCAGGAGTTCAACACGTCGGGGACCTGGACGAAGCCGCCGCGCGCCAAGTGGGTGATGGTCGAGCTGGTGGCTGGAGGGGCTAGTGGTGCTGTGGCCTCGGGGGCGGGCAACAACGGGTATGCGCGCGGCGGCGGACCCGGGCAATGGAAGTGGAAATTGTTCCTTGCCTCCGCCCTGCCGGCAAGCGTCCTGGTGACAATTCCCGCCGCTGCGGCTGCCGTATCGATGGTGGGCGAAGGTCGCGTTAATGGGAACAACGGAGGCGATACAACGTTCGGCTCATACCTGACTGCAAAAGGAGGCAAGGGCGGCATTGCGGGATCAACAGGGGCCGGCCTCGATGCTCCGGTCCCATGGGTAGGCATTGATGCCGTGAAGGGCGGCGGAACAGGCGGCAGCACTTTTGCTAGCGGCGGCTCCGACATCGACGCCACTACGTCGGAAGAGGCGGGCAACGGCGGGGTATATGCGCGAGCTGCCGGAGCGGCAGCGAATGCCACCGCGGTGGCGGGAGCGGATCCGGGCGGCGGGGGCGGCGGTGCCGGCTACGGCAATTCGGGCGGGACAGGTACGTTAACCTCCGGCGCGGGCTCGAAAGGGCGCGCGCGGATCTGGGCATGGTGA